The sequence ACACAAACAGGCAGCTCAGCCAGTGTTCGCGCATTAGCCTGTCTGATAAATCACCCCAGTCAAACTCGTCTTAAAGTCGGAGAATTAGGTCACTTTATTATATACGGCGCTCAAAGTGTTCTGCAAAGTGAAGTTTCAGCACTATCTGCCCACAATAAATAAGCCTGAAACCACccaaacatatttaaaatgacCCATCATGAGTATTGACATCCAGCTTAATTTATTAGAGCCTAACCCGATACACCAAATGCTTGATTCATTCTCGCTCAAATTAATGGAGCTCAGTAAGAGGCTGAGGCGTGTCTCAGAAACATTTAGCACTGAGCCGAAAATAGAACCCATTTCAAGAGCTGCTGAGTCATTtaccaacatgccaaaagtcatgggatagcagtagaTATTATATAAACTGATCATTAAGTGTTACCTCATGGAGTTGGTTtgagaacacccacacctgtgtaagaTCTTATGAATGAGGTGGAATGCCagtcaatgtgctcatggcaacattattttgtttttttttatgcaaattaatcatttttatagtTTGGCCTCAGCTTCCTCAGCATATTTCACTCTTTTTATAAACCCTACTAATGTATTAGGGGGTTTATTTAGCAGTGTAAACATGTTGGATGTTGTTGTGTTGGATTAAATCGTATAACTTAATCTCTTATCCTGAAACCTTTACTTTAGAGATTTAGAGATTGTAAACTAAAAGTCATCAAAATGACACTAAGATATTAAATcatacagtttggacacacctcttctcattcaatgtaatttctttattttcaatGTTTGCATACTGCTATTTTTCCGTaaattaaactttaatatcagacaaagataacctgaaaaatataaaaagcactttttaaattatcattgtaaaactttttttttgctccctaAACCTACTAACTTTTCTttaacatctctgtggaggaattttgttccactcttctttatacaacatatttttttattcagccaCACAGAGGTTTTTGAGCTTGAACCGCCTGTTTAAGTTCATGTCACAACATTTCAATTAGacttagacttttttttaaagctatttagagatggacttgtttgtgtgctctggattattgtcctgctgcagaacccaagtaatctacaatgtagaaaataaactataaataaataaaacaataaagaaataaagaaaaacggtAAAGAAGAATGTGAATgggttgtgtccaaacttttgactgttactgtatttattttaaaggttACTTTTACCATGCGTGACAAACTACAGATTTATTTGgggttttttttctccctcctaaAATCAAAAGTGTCAAGAAAAGTGCTGTtatttaatcgattgacaccactagtttcaTATACTAGCATCAGTTTACTGTTCTCCTACTGagctataaaaaaagaaaaggatgtAAAAGGCGCGTCACAGTGTGTGTGCATTGCCTCCAGAAAACTAAAGACCTTTTGCTTTTAAAAAGTCAGCAGTGTTTAATGTTAAAGAGGCTGAACATGCCTTTCCCATCTTTTGTTGCGCTGGAGATTTATGCACTCACCGATAGAGACCAAGTTGTTTATGAACGTGCAGAGGATGAGGAGCTGCAGCTTCAGCCTATCCTGACCCGACCTTCTTCTGAACACAGCCTGAAACGACAGCTTGGCATACTTCAGGATGAAGAGCCCAGACTGGCTTTTCTCAGAACTCGtctgctcctcttcctctttaGACGGGAAGCTTAAGGCACTGCCGAACGGTCTTGGGTCTCGCAGCCACAGCACAATGTAGAGGATGGCAAAAACATGGCAACAGATGTAGGCTATGAAAGCTTCCAACAAGCCGAACCACTGCTCGAGGAAGCCTCCCAGGAGGAACCCCACCATGCCCCCGACGAAGACCATGGCCTCGGCCACGGCCATGCGCAGAGTCCGGCTGGAGCTGGAGTCTATAGTGATGTCGGCCAGGTAGCTGAAGGAGATGAGGAAGATTGAGACATGGCCACCGGTGAGGCCTATAATACCAGCAGCCAACAGGCACCAGTAGACACTCATAGTCTCCACCAACACCATGGCCACCAGTACCCCACCACTCAGCAGAGACAGTATGAAGGGCAGGACCAGCACGTGCCTGCGGCCAACGCGGTCCGACCAGGAGCCCAGGAGCATGGCTGGAGGGATGGAGACTAAGCTGAGGATGAGGGTGTAGAACAGCAGAATGTAAGAGGCCTGAGACTCCACCTGCTCATCTTCTTCATGATGGTTACAGGTGTTGTTGTGGAGCTTCTTGCAGACCTTTGAATATTGGATAAGACATGTTAACAGACATGTTAATTGTTATCTGTCTAAGATATATttcacacagcaaattctgtggGCAGGAAAAAATCGTTGTagtattttaaaaccctggaacatttaggagaaAATCAGAACAAAAGGCATAATTTCTGATTACAATAGcaatttcatactcaacaagtgtatgccagtgtattttCCATTGCCTAGGAAATGTAATCATGCATtacagttctcagtgcattgccaGCTCTTTGTCACACTTACCAATATAGATGATGGTaaccagtggcgcaaaaagggggtatgcagcctatgcgatgcataggggcgctgcactagagggggcgccaaatcaaaggcCCAAATAAATTTGCAgagcgcggtgggaaagtaatgacaggacgctgatgattttaaaactcatctccccccaacccccccccccccttgaagATTTTAAAACGCCTCTCCCCCCcattgatgattttaaaacgcatctcccccccccccccccgacgattttaaaacgcatcCCCCCCCGATGATTTTAAAagcgcacccccccccccccccctcgctgacgattttaaaacgggAGGCGcagatactacgtttgcatacaccccaaaaattatgtagttgcgcccctgatggtaacttgctcttataaccaaCAACATGTGAACTAGGAAAGCAACCATTCTGTAAAATATACAACGGAATaaccaatggaaggtagccctggtgggcaagactttaCAATGATGTTAGGCTAGGATTTGGGGTtttgcccattatgcaaataaatgatgctaaatatttgggttaacactgaaatattttataactctgtcaaataaccccaatttaaaaaaaaacgaatttaaaATCTGAATTAGTCAAAATTCCATCAACtctttaactctgaaatttcaactctccagtttttgctgtgtagtAATGCTCCTAATTGCTAATGTTATCCGTATGTCTTAAGAAATATAAGGCCACCAAATACTGATATTCATTCATTCTATATAAAGCACTAGTCAAGCATTCAGTAATATTATGACcactgtttgtatatatatatatataattatgtatataattatcattaattattataattaatgagCACtgtccctgtcaaataaacaagtaaataaaaatgaCATGTAAAGTTTTCGAGCTCTTTCTTACTGATCTGATACAGTGCACGTATCATATATATAACAGAGATCCGCACATCTGTGTCCCCTGCAGGATTTTAAATTACAAACTCCTCCCACAAACTGTCAACCACTtagccatgatttttttttacagaatgcgATTCATTAAATCTgcattatgataaaaaaaaaagaaatggcagTATACACCAGTAAACaccggaaaaaaaaatacatgtacatgTATGAATCGTGAATCATCAGCAGTGCACATCTCATCTGAACCTTTAAACTTTAAAGACTTTTACTGTGCGCAGGCTGTGCTGAATCCTATAATGCATTCACCCACATCCTTACAGGAGCATGCGGGCTCCAGAGTTCATACAGGGGCTAGGCACAGGAAGAGGAAAGGAAGCGGAGAGCTGAAAGGATGTGAGATATATGCTGCTCTGGGCAACGCAGGGAGACAAGAGCAGGCAGTGGGAACAGTATGAATGaacatttcagtaaaaaaaagaaaagaattccTCTTTAGCATGTGATTACAAGGCCGCACTGGTCCACCGATGGTGTAAAACAGATGTAGGAATACGTGTGAGTGTTTTATGCTTTTATCCTCTCGCAGTTCGAGGTCACAGGTGGCATCGCACATTAGACCTTTACCAACTCGTACGCTCAGCAGCTTAAACCAGACAAATGACCAGCAGCGATAATTGAATCTCGAGCGAGGAAGATTACAAAGCCTTCAGGTTTTGCTTTGGGAACACTGTGAGTCACGGACAGTTCAGGCTGATTAATGTCTGCTCCGGCTCGGGCTTTTTGAGCACATCTCAAGCAGCGCTGCTGTGCTGTGAGTCGGCCTGGGCTGTGGGCTGCGTTTAGTCCGCTCGGCTCCGTCTTCTGCTCCAGGACTGCACCCTGCTGACCTGTTTTTCGAGACACCAAGCAAAACACAGTTCCCCAGGACTGCCTTGATTaatgtccctctctctcttttccctcactCGCTTTCTATTTTCTCTCCTGCTTAAAGTTTCATTGCAGCTCTGTGGGTCTGTTTAAACCTGACATCAACATGCATTTTGTATCACAATAGTATTTGGATCTACTTTGTCGGGAGTCTGTTTAGTTTGAGCAGATTAGGTCAAATTTTATCGTCACGCTATTGCATACAGCTTGGAAAAAAAAGAGTACACTTAAAAGTGataagcttctttgattttaccaagttgaaaacctccaGAATGTAattaagagtaagatggatgatcacaagccatcaaaccaagctgaactgcttgctatttttgcaccaggagtaaaggcataaagttatccaaaagcagtgtgtaagactggtggaggagaacatgccaagatgaatggatgaatgaaagaaattgtgattaaaaaacagggatataatttcaccaaatattgatttctgaactctatgaactttatgaatattaacttgttttctttgcattatttgaggtctgaaagctctgcttttttgttatttcagccatttctcatttccaaATAATATTAGTTATTCTGAATAAAACACAATCTCTTTTTAGagtgtacctataaatagcaaaatcagagaaacagaaactgaagtggtctcttcatttatttcagagctgtacatcatgTCTGGTTTACCGTTTTATGGTTTTAAAGCAAGAGGGAAAATATTGTAACTAAAGGCACCAGTATACTTCTTTGAACATCTCTGAACATTtaagtatattcattctaaaaaaggGTTTCTGgtaggtttttgttggagttatTTTGGCCATGACAGTTTTTGTTGGTTATCTGAGCAACTGTACGCTGCTAATGCCGCTGATACAAGAGCCACTGCatacatggagatatcagaacggCAAACCCAGTCACCATCTGCTCATTCACACATCATacaaccaaagaaacacagagtTAGAACTGAGGAAAACTAAGGACAGCTGGCAAACAATAGTTTAACAGGTTTATTGTGAAAATCATATTTAGATATTTCTCTGcttagaaagagacagagatttTACAATGTACGTTAAAAAGTATCGGTACTTTTCTACACGCTAAGTGCAGTCACACATTCAGACTAAAGAAATCCTCAAAACTTAAGACGAGATTTTAActataattttttaagtaaatcaatacactgcaaaaatgtcaatcttagcaagtaaaatccTCTTAAATCTAGTTTATAAATCTGACATTTATTATTTTGGCATTGGTTTGTAAGAATTTTGAcctgtaagaatttattttagtgtgttttaaGAAATTGACTCTACTGAAAGTGTCTTACAGTATTTCATTGGCAGATATTGTATCCTAAATTAAGCAAAATCATCCGCCAATACAATAAGACAATTTAACATAGTAAAACAAGAACATTAAAAATAAGTTAGCAATGCTCACTCTTAATGGAATAATGGCTATATAGACTAAATTTAAGAATATTTTACTTGTTAAGGTATaacttttggcattttttttacataaaacaatatgtaaaataaagttttaaccactttaaaaaaatacctatttttaaacttttttaacaaaaatacatCCTTGCATAAACATCTTTTCAACCACTTCTAAAAGAtgtatttc is a genomic window of Astyanax mexicanus isolate ESR-SI-001 chromosome 14, AstMex3_surface, whole genome shotgun sequence containing:
- the zgc:174356 gene encoding proton-coupled folate transporter; protein product: MPEWLEKLRRIVTVEPAIFFYMTSLFLMTPAYQQLIIEKVCKKLHNNTCNHHEEDEQVESQASYILLFYTLILSLVSIPPAMLLGSWSDRVGRRHVLVLPFILSLLSGGVLVAMVLVETMSVYWCLLAAGIIGLTGGHVSIFLISFSYLADITIDSSSSRTLRMAVAEAMVFVGGMVGFLLGGFLEQWFGLLEAFIAYICCHVFAILYIVLWLRDPRPFGSALSFPSKEEEEQTSSEKSQSGLFILKYAKLSFQAVFRRRSGQDRLKLQLLILCTFINNLVSIGETAILLLYLKYKPREFTTEMFGAYNSARMFLLGFGLLGLFPLLMRCFREMTLAKLSAVFRAASYVLLAFSTNTWMVFLVAVVATPAGITQAVIRSLSSAIVGPDEQGAMFSFSASVEATCILLGAVIFNGLYPQTLPTFPGFPFIIMAGFCIIVLILMQWISEMPVTHRRLVLQD